The candidate division TA06 bacterium genome includes a window with the following:
- a CDS encoding prephenate dehydrogenase/arogenate dehydrogenase family protein, which translates to MAKLTLALIGAGKLGTSLALALHQKGYQIIAVADVNEGAAREAAQALGAPLATADPDAAGKEADLVILAVPDSAVKTVAENLAAKQAFKKGQIVCHTSGFLPSGILVSLKLFGVFTLSLHPFVSIARKMQAGSLAGAYFALEGDAVAVEQAREMVAALDGFSITIKPQDKALYHAAGAMASYLAVALWLGAKQALIKAGADEESAGQMMAGMVHSLEGNIKLNGLTGSLTGPVMRGDLATVQGHLQALKNWGGPYEQIYRMLGQDVLEKAKEQGLSAELTQKLSAVLEGKN; encoded by the coding sequence ATGGCTAAACTAACCCTGGCCCTGATCGGGGCGGGAAAGCTGGGAACCAGCCTGGCCCTGGCCCTGCACCAGAAAGGTTATCAGATAATCGCGGTGGCCGATGTCAATGAAGGGGCCGCCCGGGAAGCGGCCCAGGCGCTGGGGGCTCCGCTGGCCACCGCCGATCCGGACGCCGCCGGCAAAGAGGCTGACCTGGTGATCCTGGCCGTGCCGGACTCGGCCGTCAAAACCGTGGCCGAAAACCTGGCCGCCAAACAGGCCTTTAAAAAGGGACAGATAGTATGCCATACCTCGGGCTTTCTGCCGTCCGGGATACTGGTCTCGCTGAAGCTGTTCGGGGTCTTTACCCTGTCGCTGCACCCCTTCGTCAGCATCGCCCGGAAGATGCAGGCCGGCAGCCTGGCCGGGGCTTATTTTGCCCTGGAGGGCGACGCTGTGGCGGTGGAGCAGGCCCGGGAAATGGTGGCCGCGCTGGACGGTTTCTCCATCACCATCAAACCACAGGACAAGGCGCTTTACCACGCGGCCGGGGCCATGGCCTCGTACCTGGCGGTGGCGCTGTGGCTGGGCGCGAAACAGGCCCTGATCAAAGCCGGGGCGGACGAGGAATCGGCCGGGCAGATGATGGCCGGCATGGTGCATAGTCTGGAAGGAAACATAAAACTGAACGGCCTGACCGGGTCCCTGACCGGACCCGTCATGCGGGGGGATCTGGCCACGGTTCAGGGGCATCTGCAGGCTCTGAAAAACTGGGGCGGCCCCTATGAGCAGATCTACCGGATGCTGGGTCAGGACGTGCTGGAAAAGGCCAAAGAGCAGGGTTTAAGCGCGGAACTGACCCAGAAA
- a CDS encoding MFS transporter, which yields MIKRFVTNYIKTIRDFSPNARLYLQANFLIGLGYAMVGVIFNLYLKEAGFQEGFIGGMLSLSGLAFGLFAIPAAMYSDKAGRKRSMLGASFLGSLFLLVRALTVSKGLLVASSFLGGLAVTVYTISTAPFMMENSRPGERTYLFSLSFAVTLLAGVLGSLAGGKLPEILGLLIKNPDGLWFYRITLVAGSAMAFASLYPLSRMTEIPAAGKDEAGPIWGGNKKDWELIGKFSWCNLWVGLGAGLVIPFFNLYFAQRFHSTSGQIGVYFSVAQVATALAVMAGPQLARKMGKVKTVVLMELLSLPFLVTLGAVDNSLILAVLAFWMRASLMQMSSPIGNAFTMEVLPQKMRATANSITAMAWNLSWALSTAFSGWMMQRYGYSVPYYLTAFCYAVSAVSYYLFFVKVERNMARNPGQTPALVLGGLSNG from the coding sequence TTGATAAAAAGATTCGTCACCAACTACATCAAGACCATCAGGGATTTTTCCCCCAACGCCCGTCTTTACCTGCAGGCCAATTTTCTGATAGGTTTGGGCTACGCCATGGTCGGGGTGATCTTCAACCTCTATCTGAAAGAGGCCGGTTTCCAGGAAGGGTTCATCGGCGGGATGCTTTCCTTAAGCGGGCTGGCTTTTGGCCTGTTCGCCATCCCGGCCGCGATGTACTCGGACAAGGCCGGCCGCAAGCGTTCGATGCTGGGGGCCAGTTTTCTGGGCAGCCTGTTCCTGCTGGTCCGGGCCCTGACGGTCAGCAAGGGCTTGCTGGTGGCTTCCAGCTTCCTGGGAGGACTGGCCGTCACCGTCTACACCATTTCCACCGCGCCGTTCATGATGGAGAACAGCCGGCCGGGCGAGCGGACCTACCTGTTCTCGCTTTCCTTTGCGGTGACCCTTTTGGCCGGGGTGCTGGGAAGCCTGGCCGGGGGCAAGCTCCCGGAGATCCTGGGGCTGCTGATCAAAAACCCGGACGGACTTTGGTTTTACCGGATAACTTTGGTGGCCGGATCGGCCATGGCCTTTGCCTCGCTGTATCCCCTGTCCCGGATGACCGAGATCCCGGCCGCCGGGAAGGACGAGGCCGGACCGATCTGGGGCGGGAACAAGAAGGACTGGGAGCTGATCGGCAAATTCTCCTGGTGCAACCTGTGGGTGGGGCTGGGGGCGGGTCTGGTGATACCTTTCTTCAACCTGTATTTCGCCCAGAGGTTCCATTCCACCAGCGGCCAGATCGGGGTCTATTTTTCGGTGGCCCAGGTGGCCACCGCCCTGGCGGTGATGGCCGGGCCCCAGCTGGCCAGGAAGATGGGCAAGGTCAAGACCGTGGTGCTGATGGAGCTGCTGTCCCTGCCGTTCTTAGTGACCCTGGGCGCGGTGGACAACAGCCTGATCCTGGCGGTACTGGCCTTCTGGATGCGGGCCAGCCTGATGCAGATGTCTTCCCCCATCGGCAACGCCTTTACCATGGAGGTGCTGCCCCAGAAAATGCGGGCCACCGCCAACAGCATCACCGCCATGGCCTGGAACCTGTCCTGGGCACTGTCCACCGCCTTCTCCGGCTGGATGATGCAGCGTTACGGTTACTCGGTGCCTTATTACCTGACGGCTTTCTGCTACGCGGTCTCGGCCGTTTCCTATTACCTGTTCTTCGTCAAAGTGGAAAGAAACATGGCCCGCAACCCGGGCCAAACACCGGCACTGGTTTTGGGAGGATTGTCCAATGGCTAA
- the hflX gene encoding GTPase HflX — protein sequence MSEKAILVSLVTGRANPYEAEESLEELGRLANTAGAQVIDIVVQRRQRPDPAYFIGKGKVEELAKGVADSGATLVAFDHPLSPSQAFKIKEAVGCRVIDRSELIMDIFALHARTAEAKIQVEMAQLQYRFSRLVGAGLQMSDPGGGIGTRGPGEKQLELDRRKIKDRISALKKELKKVEVQRQTQRKSRSQIFKVALVGYTNAGKSTLMNLMSKAGVKVEDRLFATLDATTRQVVLASGHKFLLTDTVGFIRRLPHQLVASFKATLEEVAEADLMLHLVDTPHRARQEEMDAVHAVLKDLKIDKPEILVFNKIDKLDAKTLSELKWSHSKALFISALEGRGRRELEQAIAERVTGN from the coding sequence ATGTCCGAAAAAGCAATATTAGTCAGCCTGGTGACCGGCCGGGCAAACCCCTACGAGGCCGAGGAATCCCTGGAAGAGCTGGGCCGGCTGGCCAACACCGCCGGTGCCCAGGTGATAGACATAGTGGTCCAGCGTCGTCAGCGCCCGGACCCGGCCTATTTCATCGGCAAGGGCAAGGTGGAGGAATTGGCCAAGGGGGTGGCCGACAGCGGGGCCACCCTGGTGGCCTTCGACCACCCGCTTTCGCCCAGCCAGGCCTTCAAGATCAAGGAAGCTGTGGGCTGCCGGGTGATAGACCGCTCGGAGCTGATCATGGACATCTTTGCCCTTCATGCCCGCACCGCCGAAGCCAAGATCCAGGTGGAGATGGCCCAGCTGCAGTACCGCTTCTCCCGCTTGGTGGGGGCCGGCCTGCAGATGTCCGACCCCGGCGGCGGCATCGGCACCAGGGGGCCGGGCGAAAAGCAGCTGGAACTGGACCGCCGGAAGATCAAGGACCGGATCTCCGCCCTGAAGAAAGAACTGAAGAAGGTGGAGGTCCAGCGCCAGACCCAGCGCAAGTCCCGGAGCCAGATATTCAAAGTGGCTCTGGTGGGATATACCAACGCCGGCAAGTCCACCCTGATGAACCTGATGTCCAAAGCCGGGGTCAAGGTGGAGGACCGGCTCTTCGCCACCCTGGACGCCACCACCCGGCAGGTGGTGCTGGCCTCGGGCCACAAATTCCTGCTGACCGACACCGTGGGCTTCATACGGCGGCTGCCCCACCAGCTGGTGGCCTCGTTCAAGGCCACGCTGGAGGAGGTGGCCGAGGCCGACCTGATGTTGCACCTGGTCGACACCCCCCACCGGGCCCGGCAGGAGGAGATGGACGCGGTCCATGCCGTGCTGAAGGATCTGAAGATAGACAAGCCGGAGATCCTGGTCTTCAACAAGATCGACAAGCTGGACGCCAAGACCCTGAGCGAACTCAAATGGAGCCATTCCAAAGCCCTGTTCATCTCGGCGCTGGAAGGCAGGGGGCGCAGGGAACTGGAGCAGGCGATAGCGGAACGGGTAACAGGGAACTGA
- a CDS encoding tetratricopeptide repeat protein, whose product MLASGRYVAQTGHAPTIDLWSHTAYGQPWPFHEWLSSLLFYGLFALWGINGIILFKAAALVLAFLLGLQIMRLRGASPFASLLTSALALLLLNHAFAERIQVISFVFFVLSLYLLELFRSERIKKEVFFLSTAGMFVIWANMHLGYIIGLGLYGLALIDGLFAGFIKKGWTFFKWSVAAFCLALLATGLTPYGFSLTVDSLKVFVEPASKAFDVFIVQSVLEYQPLLSPGFSREPFVIYGLIWIGFSGLGLAFNVKKTRISEWLLYVVFIWQTYLATRYLWFLAWLSFSFTAANWQGAGEAILPKFKMQNARCKIIKQVSFIGLILVILTGALLFQRSGEHLWQRFRLGWRPRMNSERGVQFLKQHRGESRVFNDFDIGSYLLWHQVPVFVDGRVLPYKNTQVLQDQFKIFGGRLDLLDKYQIDWIFLPYSLTGQVAQFEMFNKYLIDSKNWTLVFWDDACLIYVRNNEKYRDLIKTYGMVVNPALPDLSLPPEIFLREMEAKAQEDPKARMPYVMAGNYYFSRNLPDQAEKQFKIALQNDPTNGILFNNLGNVYLRQGKIDQAIAAYKQAVKYDVNLGLTYCNWGYVLETQGKIKEAEKLYITATKVSVGDAWPYNRLGIIEANRGNRYKAVEYWRKGAALDPSSEAAQNLKKVSGGY is encoded by the coding sequence ATGTTGGCCTCCGGCCGCTACGTGGCCCAGACCGGGCATGCACCCACGATAGATCTGTGGAGCCATACTGCCTACGGCCAGCCCTGGCCCTTTCACGAATGGCTTTCCAGCCTGCTGTTCTACGGCCTTTTTGCGCTCTGGGGAATCAATGGGATCATCTTATTCAAAGCGGCGGCCCTGGTACTGGCTTTTCTACTGGGCTTGCAGATCATGCGACTAAGAGGGGCATCGCCCTTTGCTTCTCTGCTGACCTCGGCTCTGGCTTTGTTGCTGCTGAACCATGCCTTTGCAGAGAGGATCCAGGTGATCAGCTTTGTATTTTTTGTTTTATCGCTTTACCTGTTGGAACTTTTCCGTTCCGAACGGATAAAAAAAGAGGTATTCTTTTTAAGCACCGCAGGAATGTTCGTAATCTGGGCCAATATGCATTTAGGTTATATTATCGGCCTGGGCCTTTACGGGTTAGCATTAATCGATGGATTATTTGCCGGGTTTATTAAAAAAGGCTGGACATTTTTTAAATGGTCAGTGGCCGCATTCTGTCTGGCTTTGCTGGCCACGGGACTAACCCCCTATGGTTTCAGCCTTACCGTGGACAGTTTAAAGGTTTTTGTTGAACCAGCCTCCAAGGCTTTTGATGTTTTCATTGTGCAATCTGTTTTGGAATACCAACCGCTTTTGTCTCCGGGCTTCTCCCGCGAACCATTTGTTATTTACGGCTTGATATGGATAGGGTTTTCCGGGCTAGGTTTGGCCTTCAATGTCAAGAAAACCAGGATCTCTGAATGGCTGCTGTATGTCGTTTTCATCTGGCAGACGTATCTGGCTACCAGATATCTTTGGTTCCTGGCCTGGCTGTCTTTTTCCTTCACTGCCGCCAATTGGCAGGGGGCGGGGGAGGCCATTTTGCCCAAATTTAAAATGCAAAATGCAAGATGCAAAATCATCAAGCAGGTTTCCTTTATTGGGCTGATACTGGTGATATTGACAGGCGCTCTGCTGTTCCAGCGCAGCGGTGAGCATCTGTGGCAAAGGTTCAGACTGGGCTGGCGGCCCCGGATGAATTCGGAGCGCGGGGTGCAGTTCCTGAAACAGCACCGGGGCGAATCCCGGGTCTTCAACGATTTCGACATAGGCTCATACCTGCTTTGGCATCAGGTCCCAGTCTTTGTGGACGGCAGGGTTCTTCCTTACAAGAACACCCAGGTGTTGCAGGACCAGTTCAAGATATTCGGGGGGCGGCTGGACCTGCTGGACAAGTATCAGATAGACTGGATATTCCTGCCCTACAGTCTGACCGGACAGGTGGCCCAGTTCGAGATGTTCAACAAATATCTGATCGACAGCAAAAACTGGACGCTGGTATTCTGGGACGACGCCTGCCTGATCTATGTTCGGAACAACGAAAAATACCGGGATTTGATAAAAACTTATGGAATGGTGGTCAACCCGGCTCTGCCCGACCTGAGCCTGCCGCCGGAGATCTTCCTGAGGGAAATGGAAGCCAAGGCCCAAGAGGATCCCAAGGCCAGGATGCCGTATGTAATGGCCGGGAATTATTACTTCAGCCGCAACCTGCCGGACCAGGCAGAAAAACAGTTCAAGATCGCCCTGCAGAACGACCCCACCAACGGCATTCTCTTTAACAATCTGGGCAACGTTTATCTGCGGCAGGGCAAGATAGACCAGGCCATAGCCGCCTACAAACAGGCGGTAAAATATGATGTCAACCTGGGGCTGACCTACTGCAACTGGGGCTATGTACTGGAGACTCAGGGCAAGATCAAGGAAGCGGAAAAACTTTACATCACGGCCACCAAGGTTTCGGTCGGCGACGCCTGGCCCTACAACCGGCTGGGCATAATAGAAGCAAATAGGGGCAACCGCTACAAAGCGGTGGAATACTGGCGCAAGGGAGCAGCCCTGGACCCCAGTTCCGAGGCGGCCCAGAATTTGAAAAAGGTTTCCGGCGGGTATTAA
- a CDS encoding GNAT family N-acetyltransferase, with amino-acid sequence MIYGSQAGFAPEENLSVAAQAFDDGRYKGFQWIVGLKQRGGDITGWSWKRFLLTVDIRVRWDDFGQYLASMRSDYRKQIAASLKKGKDTKFIQHTGNEFTDEDYKLFMAVHKAAKDDSDPLLKEFFRLFPVKHHYIKMRCGDSVLGWALLVPDGKDLHLLYIGYDVSKNNKFDTYVNLLLGSVRYAIENKYSCLKMGQTAELTKMRLGGTPSERYLLVRHSNLFVNWIISKTDIFNFRKYYPVLHVFKTREK; translated from the coding sequence ATGATCTACGGCAGCCAGGCAGGATTTGCCCCAGAAGAGAATCTTTCGGTGGCAGCCCAGGCATTTGATGATGGGAGATATAAGGGTTTTCAATGGATAGTGGGATTGAAACAGCGGGGCGGGGACATCACAGGTTGGAGTTGGAAACGATTTTTATTAACGGTTGACATACGGGTCAGATGGGATGATTTCGGCCAATATCTGGCATCAATGAGGTCAGATTACCGCAAACAGATCGCAGCTTCGCTGAAAAAGGGAAAGGACACAAAATTCATCCAACATACCGGAAATGAGTTTACCGATGAAGATTACAAACTCTTTATGGCTGTCCATAAGGCCGCAAAGGATGACAGCGATCCATTATTGAAGGAATTTTTCAGGTTGTTTCCCGTCAAACATCATTATATCAAAATGAGGTGTGGAGATTCAGTATTGGGTTGGGCGCTGCTGGTCCCGGACGGCAAAGACCTTCATCTGCTGTATATCGGCTACGATGTGTCTAAGAACAACAAATTTGATACGTATGTGAATTTACTGCTGGGATCGGTCAGATACGCCATTGAGAACAAGTATAGTTGCCTGAAAATGGGGCAGACCGCAGAGCTCACAAAAATGCGGTTAGGGGGAACACCCTCGGAGAGATACCTTCTTGTCAGGCATTCAAACCTTTTTGTGAATTGGATAATATCAAAAACAGATATATTTAATTTCCGTAAATATTATCCCGTACTACATGTCTTTAAAACACGTGAAAAATAA
- a CDS encoding B12-binding domain-containing radical SAM protein, protein MPTKKIMLVNIYDGLYGGDWVGLAPYVLKAYAGQFEVSKSFDIATSQFGRQDSVGKIVRKIKSEDPDAVGFSLYVYNIRKTLDVIKQLDCIVIVGGPQVTGVEKDLLAGNRKIDIVVTGEGEKAFKELLEYFAGLKKIENIPGTTTRSSQVAPSIEMIDLNKIPPVHGQIVRDHPRAENICIETSRGCPYRCGYCAWAIDKKMRYYDMGRILGDFETICRQPGIKNIYLADASLFFNKERAKTVLAHIIKLSPKKKFYFELNLEHVDDELIDLMAQLPNQDFSFGIQAVDPEPNEKAGRSFDPILFRERFQRISGKLRKAQLLVDIIYPLPGDTLEGCKRSIEFALSLDKVHLIKFNPLILLPGSEFFRNRERYGFKLRDDVVRTVEACNTFLPEDVKQAIKYANYTCLIQANSKFKSVIRLAAKKKNIGMLEYMDELVQTLPFDLFDGGELPEMITAERDDEKYFLGMVPAYLNYGRLIKHFKEHTRHEYDHLLAGWITSFGDLGIGKMGPGSWVKVLWALINRRLAGARTSTVTRRTAY, encoded by the coding sequence ATGCCGACAAAAAAAATAATGCTGGTCAACATATACGACGGGCTCTATGGGGGTGACTGGGTCGGCCTGGCACCTTATGTCTTGAAGGCTTATGCCGGGCAGTTTGAGGTCTCAAAGAGTTTTGACATTGCCACCAGTCAATTCGGCCGTCAGGATTCAGTAGGAAAAATCGTACGTAAGATCAAAAGCGAGGATCCGGACGCGGTAGGGTTTTCGCTATATGTTTACAACATCCGAAAAACACTGGATGTGATCAAGCAATTGGATTGTATTGTTATTGTTGGAGGACCGCAGGTTACCGGCGTGGAGAAAGATCTGTTGGCTGGCAACCGGAAGATCGACATAGTGGTGACCGGGGAAGGGGAGAAAGCATTTAAAGAACTTTTGGAATATTTCGCCGGGCTGAAGAAGATAGAAAACATACCGGGAACCACCACCAGAAGTTCTCAGGTTGCTCCGAGCATCGAGATGATAGACCTAAACAAGATCCCTCCGGTTCACGGTCAGATAGTTCGGGATCACCCCAGGGCGGAGAATATCTGCATTGAAACCTCTAGGGGCTGCCCCTACAGATGCGGATACTGCGCCTGGGCCATTGACAAGAAAATGAGATACTATGACATGGGACGCATTCTTGGAGATTTCGAAACTATCTGCCGGCAGCCGGGGATAAAAAACATATACCTGGCCGATGCCAGCCTTTTCTTCAATAAGGAAAGGGCAAAGACCGTACTGGCGCATATAATCAAGCTATCCCCGAAGAAGAAATTCTACTTTGAACTCAATCTTGAACATGTCGATGACGAGCTGATTGACCTGATGGCGCAGCTTCCCAATCAAGACTTCAGTTTTGGCATTCAGGCGGTGGATCCAGAGCCCAATGAGAAAGCCGGGCGAAGCTTTGATCCGATACTTTTCCGGGAACGTTTTCAAAGGATTTCCGGGAAACTTAGGAAGGCTCAGCTGCTGGTGGATATCATTTACCCCCTGCCCGGCGATACTTTGGAGGGCTGCAAACGGAGCATCGAATTCGCCCTGAGCCTGGACAAGGTGCATCTGATAAAGTTCAACCCCTTGATCCTGCTGCCGGGTTCGGAATTCTTCCGGAACAGAGAGAGATACGGGTTCAAACTCAGGGATGATGTCGTCCGTACGGTGGAGGCTTGCAACACATTTCTTCCGGAGGATGTGAAACAGGCCATAAAATACGCCAATTACACCTGCCTCATCCAGGCAAACTCCAAGTTCAAATCTGTCATCCGCTTGGCGGCAAAGAAGAAAAACATAGGGATGCTTGAATATATGGATGAGCTGGTACAGACCCTGCCCTTTGACCTGTTCGACGGCGGTGAACTGCCTGAGATGATAACCGCGGAAAGGGATGATGAAAAATATTTTCTGGGGATGGTGCCGGCCTATCTTAATTACGGCAGGCTGATAAAACATTTTAAAGAGCACACCCGCCATGAATACGATCATTTGCTGGCGGGATGGATTACTTCGTTCGGGGATCTGGGGATAGGAAAGATGGGACCGGGCTCATGGGTTAAGGTCCTGTGGGCGCTAATAAACAGGAGACTGGCCGGAGCTAGGACGTCCACCGTTACCAGACGGACCGCTTATTAA
- a CDS encoding class I SAM-dependent methyltransferase, which translates to MEDLWKRRYDYLALKNIPDWQKSCWWDPETIFAQQKFIFKQAKELFHQKIKIADIGCGPGYYYQLLSDMGHEVVGIDYSLNTLLLAKERNPAQAQKLSQADANHLPLKSGTFDLVLGMGILLSAEYPVKLVRELHRVLKPDGRILITTLVQQGLWELPFYPLYCLRNCDGFPSTDSFPLKLIKSQQTLCPRPVDDPEIIMKRYTVRAIRKSLTDLGFGSIKLRFQGRFPFFPHLLNSFVLNASAVKK; encoded by the coding sequence ATGGAAGACCTATGGAAACGCCGGTACGATTATCTGGCTTTGAAAAATATACCGGACTGGCAAAAATCTTGTTGGTGGGACCCGGAAACGATATTTGCCCAACAAAAATTCATTTTTAAGCAGGCAAAAGAACTATTCCACCAAAAAATAAAGATAGCCGATATTGGGTGCGGGCCTGGTTACTATTATCAGCTGCTCTCGGATATGGGGCATGAGGTCGTGGGAATTGATTATTCCTTGAATACACTGTTACTGGCAAAAGAAAGGAATCCGGCCCAGGCTCAAAAATTGAGCCAAGCCGACGCCAACCACCTTCCCTTGAAAAGCGGGACCTTTGACCTGGTTTTGGGAATGGGCATTTTGTTGAGCGCGGAATATCCCGTAAAATTGGTGAGGGAGCTCCACAGGGTGTTAAAACCGGACGGAAGGATACTTATTACCACACTTGTTCAGCAAGGTCTTTGGGAACTGCCTTTTTATCCGCTTTATTGTCTGCGGAACTGCGACGGATTCCCGTCAACGGATTCTTTTCCCCTTAAGCTGATCAAAAGTCAGCAGACACTTTGCCCCAGACCGGTCGATGATCCGGAAATTATTATGAAGAGATACACGGTTAGAGCAATTAGAAAATCTCTTACAGATCTGGGTTTTGGCAGCATCAAATTACGCTTCCAGGGCAGGTTCCCGTTTTTTCCCCACCTGCTGAACTCATTCGTCCTGAATGCCAGCGCAGTTAAAAAATAA